The proteins below are encoded in one region of Desulfosalsimonas propionicica:
- a CDS encoding YqhA family protein, whose amino-acid sequence MIEKIFQSSRYLVLIAIGAASVSAIVLYFGSLSVLIHLLMDLLQEVPTTTESGKMLAVKLLKILDLLLIAITLQTISVSLYRLFITPLRVENSTFLNVLNIKSFHDLKITIIQVSIVIMVILFLEQSVELGARLELLYFGSAVALVILASVYASRHMR is encoded by the coding sequence ATGATCGAAAAAATTTTCCAGAGCAGTCGTTATCTTGTGTTGATCGCGATTGGAGCCGCCTCGGTATCGGCGATTGTATTGTACTTTGGAAGTTTGAGTGTTTTGATCCATTTGCTAATGGACCTGCTCCAGGAAGTTCCCACGACTACCGAGAGCGGTAAAATGCTTGCTGTTAAGCTGTTAAAAATATTAGACCTGCTGCTTATCGCCATTACATTGCAAACGATTTCCGTAAGTCTCTATCGGCTTTTCATTACGCCATTGCGGGTGGAAAACAGCACTTTTCTCAATGTCTTGAATATCAAAAGCTTTCACGATCTGAAAATTACAATTATTCAGGTTTCAATCGTGATCATGGTGATCCTTTTCCTTGAGCAGTCAGTGGAGCTTGGCGCCAGGTTGGAACTATTATACTTTGGTTCTGCCGTGGCACTGGTCATATTGGCATCGGTTTATGCATCGCGGCACATGAGGTAA
- a CDS encoding carboxymuconolactone decarboxylase family protein — translation MAEKKLPKNYQVMESEHPRLMKAVSELGQAAREEGPLDAKTVELIQMAAAAALRLEGAVHSHTRRALKEGASREEIHHALVVLTSTMGFPSVAAAMSWARDITD, via the coding sequence ATGGCTGAAAAAAAACTGCCCAAAAATTATCAGGTCATGGAATCTGAACATCCCAGGCTGATGAAGGCCGTCTCCGAGCTCGGCCAGGCCGCGCGCGAGGAAGGCCCCCTGGATGCAAAAACCGTTGAGCTTATTCAGATGGCCGCAGCCGCCGCCCTCAGGCTGGAAGGAGCCGTGCACAGCCATACCCGCCGGGCCCTGAAGGAGGGCGCCAGCAGGGAGGAAATCCACCACGCCCTTGTCGTGCTCACCTCCACCATGGGTTTTCCCTCTGTGGCCGCAGCCATGAGCTGGGCCCGGGATATTACCGACTGA
- a CDS encoding Mth938-like domain-containing protein, which produces MTYPRIDHCAFGQMTINGKTFSSDLIIDTNGNVRDNWRRRQGHNLVPEDLGAIIDGTPEKLIIGTGVSGRMSVAESVREECRALGISIEAYPTAEAAQKFNEAAETGALVAAGFHLTC; this is translated from the coding sequence ATGACCTATCCCAGAATCGATCATTGTGCTTTTGGACAAATGACGATTAACGGAAAAACCTTTTCCTCTGACCTGATCATTGATACAAACGGAAACGTTCGGGACAATTGGCGCCGCCGCCAGGGCCACAACCTTGTGCCCGAAGACCTGGGGGCAATAATTGACGGCACCCCTGAAAAACTCATCATCGGCACAGGGGTCAGCGGACGCATGTCAGTGGCCGAATCGGTCAGGGAGGAATGCCGGGCCCTGGGCATTTCAATCGAGGCATACCCCACTGCTGAGGCGGCCCAAAAATTCAATGAAGCGGCTGAAACAGGCGCTCTGGTGGCTGCAGGCTTTCACCTGACCTGCTGA
- the pcaD gene encoding 3-oxoadipate enol-lactonase, with amino-acid sequence MQAEANGINIHYQLTGPASAPVVMLSHCLAGTMGIWDDQIKTLEQQYQVLRYDLRGHGATSAPDNDYSMEMLASDAAALLDALEIPGAHFMGISLGGMLGQNMALLYPEKVSSLILCDTACKIPQETHQDWEERIAAARRHGMAALADGTMQRWLSPEFQKAHPDIAEKIRNMILATPVAGFAGCCRAIRNFDIKNKIGRISVPVLILVGENDPGTPVEMSQEIRDAISGAEMVTLPQAFHLSNIEAAEPFNQTITGFLAKQ; translated from the coding sequence ATGCAGGCAGAAGCAAACGGCATAAACATCCATTACCAACTCACGGGACCGGCGTCCGCACCGGTTGTCATGCTAAGCCATTGCCTGGCCGGGACCATGGGCATCTGGGACGATCAGATCAAAACCCTTGAACAGCAATACCAGGTGCTGCGCTATGACCTGCGGGGCCACGGGGCCACGTCGGCACCGGACAATGACTACAGCATGGAAATGCTGGCATCCGATGCCGCAGCCCTGCTCGATGCCCTGGAAATCCCAGGCGCGCACTTCATGGGCATCAGCCTGGGCGGCATGCTCGGCCAGAACATGGCCCTGCTGTACCCGGAAAAAGTCTCTTCCCTGATTCTTTGCGACACCGCCTGCAAAATTCCTCAAGAAACCCATCAGGACTGGGAGGAGCGCATTGCCGCGGCCCGGCGGCACGGCATGGCCGCCCTGGCAGACGGCACCATGCAGCGATGGCTCAGCCCGGAGTTTCAAAAAGCGCATCCGGATATTGCGGAAAAAATCAGAAACATGATTCTGGCCACGCCTGTGGCCGGGTTTGCCGGATGCTGCCGGGCGATCCGGAATTTTGACATCAAAAACAAAATCGGCCGGATTTCCGTACCGGTGCTAATCCTGGTAGGTGAAAACGATCCGGGAACCCCTGTTGAAATGTCACAGGAAATCCGGGATGCTATCTCCGGGGCTGAAATGGTGACCCTGCCCCAAGCCTTTCACCTCAGCAACATCGAGGCGGCAGAGCCGTTTAACCAGACCATTACCGGTTTTCTGGCAAAACAATAA